CATCCAAAAAACTTAATCATCTAAAAGATAAAGCTTGTAATTCTCGATAATTGATCGTAATTTTTCACCATATTTCGGATCAGTAGCATATCCTGATTGTCTTAACGCAAGAATCGCTTGTTGATAATCAGTTGCCTCCCTAAAACTCTGGTAATTTTTTATTCTCCACGGAGTAGAGGTAAAGAACTTAGCATAGTCTGCTACACTTTCATTCCATGAATTATATTTTCTAAACAAGTGCTTTTCTTGCTTCTTCTCACCATCACGGTATTCATTGGTAATGATTTCAATTGTATCCCCCGTCCATGCAGCATTCGCTTTGATGCCAAAAAGATTATTCCCATGAGTCGCCAAGTATGACGTTCCCCATGCACTTTCTAGGATGGCTTGAGATAACATGACGCTAGAAAGGATAGAATTCGCTTTTGAATTTTGCTCAATTGCAGGCACTAGATTAGCTATGAAACTTTTCTGATCATTAGAAAGCTTTCCTGTTTCAATACCTGTACCTGCAGTTCCTACTTTCCCTCTACAGCACCATACCAGTTCATCACACCTTGTGCCAATGCTTTCGCAAGACGAGTGTGATAAGAATCTTGTTTGATAACTTGTAACTCCGAAGGATTATCCATAAATCCTAGCTCCACTAGAATAGCAGGAATTGCTGTCTCGCGAAGGACTGCAAAAGTTTCTCTTCTTACGCCACGGTTAACTGCACCTGTTTCCTTAATTAAACTCTCCTGAACCTTGTTAGCTAAAATATCACTTTCAGCTAAACGAGTAGGGTTATTATGCATTTCTTTATTAATTTTAGGTTGGTATTCCGGATCGTATTGATACCAGTATGTTTCGATACCAGTTGCATTCGAAACTCCTGCACCCGTCGCATTAAAATGGATACTAATAAATAAGTCTGCGTTGCTTGCATTCGTCATTCGTGACCTCTCTGTTTTGAAGTCTACATCATAATCACCTGTACGGGTCATCAAAACATTGATTCCATATTTCAAGAGATTTTCACGCAACTTATTTGAAACAGACAAAGCAAGATTTTTTTCATGTACGCCTCCATAAGAAGCTCCTGAGTCTCGCCCTCCATGTCCTGGGTCAATATAGACTGTGTAGGAGCGCTGTACCGACGGGGTTGATAAATGAGTCGTTGTTCCACCTGCACCTGTTAGGCCACCACTTGAGTCCTTATAATATAAGTGAACCGTGTAGGTACCTGTACGATACTTATGGTTTTTCTTATTAACAGTTAACTTATAACTGCCATCTGATTGACGAGTGGCTTCATACCAACGTATATCGTCTGACTGAGACCAGGTAGGTAAGAGAACACTTGCTATATCTTTCGGCGATGAAACATTAGTAACACGAACATCGAAGGTACCTTGGGCATCGTTACGATTTTCAATTGTGATGGTACCTGTTGGCTTCACTTCTGATAAATGAGTCGTTGTTCCACCTGCACCTGTTAGGCCACCACTTGAGTCCTTATAATATAAGTGAACCGTGTAGGTACCTGTGCGGTATTTATGATCTTTCTTATTGACAGTTAATTTATAACTTCCGTCTGCTTGACGCTTTGCTTCATACCAACGTAAATCATCCGTCTGTGACCAAGTGGGTAAAATAACACTTGCTATATCTTTCGGCGATGAAACATTAGTAACACGAACATCGAAGGTACCTTGGGCATCGTTACGATTTTCAATTGTGATGGTACCTGTTGGCTTCACTTCTGATAAATGAGTCGTTGTACCACCTGCACCTGTCAAACCACCATTTGAATCCTTGTAATATAGATGAACCGTGTAGGTACCTGTGCGGTATTTATGATCTTTCTTATTGACAGTTAATTTATAACTTCCGTCTGCTTGACGCTTTGCTTCATACCAACGTAAATCATCCGTCTGTGACCAAGTTGGCAAAATAACACTTGCTATATCTTTCGGCGATGAAACATTAGTAACACGAACATCAAAGGTACCTTGGGCATCGTTACGATTTTCAATTGCGATGGTACCTGTTGGCTTCACTTCTGATAAATGAGTTATTGTACCACCTGCACCTGTCAAACCACCATTTGAATCCTTATAATATAGATGAACCGTGTAGGTACCTGTGCGATACTTATGGTCCTTCTTATTAACAGTTAACTTATAACTGCCATCTGATTGACGAGTGGCTTCATACCAACGTAAATCATCCGTCTGTGACCAAGTGGGTAAAATAACACTTGCTATATCTTTCGGCGATGAAACATTAGTAACACGAACATCGAAGGTACCTTGGGCATCGTTACGATTTTCAATTGTGATGGTACCTGTTGGCTTCACTTCTGATAAATGAGTCGTTGTACCACCTGCACCTGTCAAACCACCACTTGAGTCCTTATAATATAGATGAACCGTGTAGGTACCTGTACGGTACTTATGATCTTTCTTATTGACAGTTAATTTATAACTTCCGTCTGCTTGACGCTTTGCTTCATACCAACGTAAATCATCCGTCTGTGACCAAGTGGGTAAGATAACACTTGCTATATCTTTCGGCGATGAAACATTAGTAACACGAACATCGAAGGTACCTTGGGCATCGTTATGATTTTCAATTGTGATGGTACCTGTTGGCTTCACTTCTGATAAATGAGTCGTTGTACCACCTGCACCTGTCAAACCACCACTTGAGTCCTTATAATATAGATGAACCGTGTAGGTACCTGTGCGGTATTTATGATCTTTCTTATTGACAGTTAATTTATAACTTCCGTCTGCTTGACGCTTTGCTTCATACCAGCGTAAATCGTCTGACTGTGACCAAGTGGGTAAGATAACACTTGCTATATCTTTCGGTGACGAAACATTAGTAATACGAACATCGAAGGTACCTTGGGCATCGTTACGATTTTCAATTGTGATGGTGCCTGTAGGTTGTGTAACATTGACCGAACTGGAAGCTGTACTGACTCGAGCACTTGGAACACTTGTAGAGCCATTCGAACTTCCTGCAATCGTATTGGAAGAACTTCTGGTCAGCGAATTCGAAGTACTACTTGTTGTACCTGCTGTCAAACTAGAATTAACCGTTGAGCTTGTAGTAGCCGAAGTTGCTTCCTCCTCAATTTTAGACGAGATTGCATTGCTATTATTCAAAGCAGTAGGCTTCTCAGCCGCGCTTACAACATCCTTCTTCCACTCGAAACTATAATCTGATAAGGTCTGAAAACTTCCATCTGTTAATTGTGCTGTTAACTTCAGCGAAAAGACTTGGTCTTCCTCCGCAAATGTAGACCGATCCAAAACCGCTACGTATCTCCCCTGCTCATCCATTGAGAATGTGACAGTAATGCCGCTATTTGTTTCAGAGCTAAACTGGGCTGTAACACCAATAATTTCCCCTTGAATGTTCGATAGAATAGCTTTAATCTGACCAGCCTCATCAACGACAGATAGCTGCCCGCCAGTTTCAGCAACCTGAGATGAAGAAACTTGACTAGATGGGGCATTTACCATATCCGCTTGAACAAGCTGAGCATTCAACGCGGATGCACACAAAGAAAGAAATAACAACGTTCTTTTTTTCACAAATATCTCCTTTATGTATTTCACATGTAAAAACAACTATATTTCTCAAAATAGATGTAATTACACTAATCCTTTATTTTTCTTCTTGCTTCTTTGTCAATAGCCAACCAGCAAAAATTATTATGAGTCCTAGTACAGTTAATGGAAGACCAGATTTCCCTGAGGTTTTTGGTAGTACCTTAGCTTTATCATTTGGTATAACCTTTTTCTTATCTGCTTCGGAAATACTACCTTTTCCTGTAGCTACATCAGAAATCTGACCATCCACTTGACCTGAAACATCTTGCAAATCATTTGAGTCATTTGAAACGCTTTGACTTGTTTGTGCCCCAGTATTTTCAATATTAGCTGTACTTTTATCCTCGACTTTTGATTGTAGACTAGCAGTTAGTTCTGCAATCTGTCGGTCTATTTCTGAAAAATCATACGGAAATTTTGGTTGCGAAGCAGTTGCAAGAGCTTGACCATATCCTATAGTTGCAGATGTAATAGATTCTAAATTAGAGTTTCCACTTTCCAACAATCCAGCTAATTCTTGTCCAGTTGCTTCTGCATAAGCAATATAATTATCAATCGCTGCCGACTCTTTATTCAGTAGTTCAACGATAACTTCTCTAGCGTATTTCAATGCAGCCAACTCGGCTTCAGGAGTACTTGCATCATCTTCAGACTCGTACTTAGAAACTATAGCCGCTGCTTCTTCTCTTCCGCTTTTTCCAGCGACTGTAAGTGTCTCAAATAAGTAATGATAATGTTGAGCTATGCTACCAATTAAATTTGCTTTAAGTTCATCTAAAACAACAACTTGCTCTGCTGTTAAGCTTGCCTTCAAGTCTGCAATTTCTTCATCCCATGCAGCTTCAGCACTACCCGATGCCATTTCTTCCATCATTCCCTCAAGAAACGCCAATCTATATTCTTGCATATCGATAGTCATTTTAGCTTGAATATATTCACGTACGGCAACTTTTTCATCATCAGTTAAATGATAGGTCGTACCTTGACTTGTCTCTGCTGCTACAACTGGAACAGATCCGGACGGTAATATAGCACTTCCTAGTAAAGCAAGAAGGATTGCTGACGTCAACAACGGCTTAACAATCGCTTTCTTTTTCATACACATCTCCTGTAGACTATTTCTTTTCTTGTTTATAGAATGCTTCCAAAGCTTCTTGCCAAGTTGGGATGACAAAGCCTGTCGTCTTTGCCTTGTCCAAGCTCATGGTTGAGTTGAATGGACGTTTTGCCTTGGCTGGGAATTGGCTAGAATCCACTGGCAATACCTTGGTGTTAGTATCCTTGAGGATTTCCGTAGCAAAGTCAAACCAAGTCGTATCTTCTACTGCATCGTTTGACAAATGGTAGTAACCAAATGCTTGCTTGGTGTCCACCAAGTGTACCATGAATTCCGCAAGTGTGCGTGTCCAGGTTGGGCGACCGTGTTGGTCATTGACTACTGTTAAAGTGTCTCGTGTTTGAGCAAGATTTTGCATGGTGAAGACAAAGTTTTTGCCATAGTTACCAAAGACCCAAGCCGTACGCACTGTGTAGAACTTGTCTGCAAACTTCTCAACTGCTTCTTCACCCAAACGCTTGGTACGACCATATTCTGATTGAGGATCTGGTTGGTCATCTACTTGCCACTCTTGACCGACTGGCAAATCACCGTTGAAAACATAGTCTGTTGAGATATAGACAAGGGTTGCACCGTATTTTGCTGCTGCCTTGGCAACATTTTCAGAGCCTGTTACGTTAATCTTGTAGTTGAGTTCTTTGCCTTCATCTTCTGCCATATCAACAGCTGTATAGGCTGCACAGTGGTAAACAACGCTTGGCTTAACTTCTGCAAAAAAGGCATCCACCTTGTCGGCATCCGTGATGTCCATTTCTGCTACGTCAGCGGCAACGTACTCAACACCACGCTCATCCAAGAGATAACGCAACTCTGTACCCAACTGACCATTTGCACCTGTAATTAAAATCATATTTGCTCCTTATTTCAAGAAAGGCTTGGGCAAGAGCCCTAGCCTTTAATAGTCTTATTTAATAACTTCCTGTGTCTTAGCATAGTTGGCTTCAACAGCTTCTTTTTCAGCCTTCCACCAATCTTGGTTGTCTGTATACCACTGGATTGTTTCTTCCAAACCTTCAGAGAAGTTGGTAAACTGTGGTGTCCAACCAAGCTCATCACGAAGTTTGCTTGCGTCAATAGCATAGCGCAAATCGTGTCCTGCACGGTCAGTCACGTGGTCATAAGCATCTTTTGGTTGACCCATTTTTTCAAGAATCAATTCAAGCACTTCTTTGTTGTTTTTCTCACCGTCAGCACCGATTAGGTAAGTTTCACCCATACGGCCTTTTGTCAAGATTGCCCAAACACCAGTCGAGTGGTCATTAGTATGAATCCAGTCACGGACGTTTTTACCCTCACCGTAAAGTTTTGGCTTGATACCTGCCAAGATGTTGGTAATTTGGCGTGGGATGAATTTCTCAATATGTTGGTATGGACCGTAGTTGTTTGAACAGTTTGAAATCGTTGCTTTGACACCAAATGAACGCACCCATGCTTTAACAATCAAGTCTGAAGCAGCCTTGGTTGATGAGTATGGTGATGATGGGTTGTAGTTGGTTTCTGCAGTAAATTTCTCACCTGGACCTTCGCCATGACCTGGCAAATCTTCACGCAAAGGAAGGTCTCCGTATACTTCGTCAGTCGATACATGGTGGAAACGAATATCGTATTTACGAGCCGCTTCAAGAAGAGTATAAGTACCGATAAAGTTGGTATGGATGAATGGGCTTGGATCGTTGAGGGAGTTGTCGTTGTGGCTTTCTGCTGCATAGTGAACAATCGCATCTGCCTTAGCAGCCAATTTGTCAACCAACTCAGCATCTGCAATGTCGCCAACAACTAGCTCAACACGGTCACCAAGGATGGCTTCAATGTTAGCTTTGTTACCAGCATAAGTAAGTTTATCCAAAACAGTTACGTGAACGTCTGGATGATTGTTATAAACATAATGTACAAAGTTTGAACCGATGAAACCAGCTCCACCAGTTACGATAATATTTTTAAATTGAGACATTTTTTTCTCCGAATTTT
This region of Streptococcus suis genomic DNA includes:
- a CDS encoding glycoside hydrolase family 73 protein; the encoded protein is MPAIEQNSKANSILSSVMLSQAILESAWGTSYLATHGNNLFGIKANAAWTGDTIEIITNEYRDGEKKQEKHLFRKYNSWNESVADYAKFFTSTPWRIKNYQSFREATDYQQAILALRQSGYATDPKYGEKLRSIIENYKLYLLDD
- the rfbB gene encoding dTDP-glucose 4,6-dehydratase, with product MSQFKNIIVTGGAGFIGSNFVHYVYNNHPDVHVTVLDKLTYAGNKANIEAILGDRVELVVGDIADAELVDKLAAKADAIVHYAAESHNDNSLNDPSPFIHTNFIGTYTLLEAARKYDIRFHHVSTDEVYGDLPLREDLPGHGEGPGEKFTAETNYNPSSPYSSTKAASDLIVKAWVRSFGVKATISNCSNNYGPYQHIEKFIPRQITNILAGIKPKLYGEGKNVRDWIHTNDHSTGVWAILTKGRMGETYLIGADGEKNNKEVLELILEKMGQPKDAYDHVTDRAGHDLRYAIDASKLRDELGWTPQFTNFSEGLEETIQWYTDNQDWWKAEKEAVEANYAKTQEVIK
- a CDS encoding LPXTG cell wall anchor domain-containing protein; this translates as MKKKAIVKPLLTSAILLALLGSAILPSGSVPVVAAETSQGTTYHLTDDEKVAVREYIQAKMTIDMQEYRLAFLEGMMEEMASGSAEAAWDEEIADLKASLTAEQVVVLDELKANLIGSIAQHYHYLFETLTVAGKSGREEAAAIVSKYESEDDASTPEAELAALKYAREVIVELLNKESAAIDNYIAYAEATGQELAGLLESGNSNLESITSATIGYGQALATASQPKFPYDFSEIDRQIAELTASLQSKVEDKSTANIENTGAQTSQSVSNDSNDLQDVSGQVDGQISDVATGKGSISEADKKKVIPNDKAKVLPKTSGKSGLPLTVLGLIIIFAGWLLTKKQEEK
- the rfbD gene encoding dTDP-4-dehydrorhamnose reductase; translated protein: MILITGANGQLGTELRYLLDERGVEYVAADVAEMDITDADKVDAFFAEVKPSVVYHCAAYTAVDMAEDEGKELNYKINVTGSENVAKAAAKYGATLVYISTDYVFNGDLPVGQEWQVDDQPDPQSEYGRTKRLGEEAVEKFADKFYTVRTAWVFGNYGKNFVFTMQNLAQTRDTLTVVNDQHGRPTWTRTLAEFMVHLVDTKQAFGYYHLSNDAVEDTTWFDFATEILKDTNTKVLPVDSSQFPAKAKRPFNSTMSLDKAKTTGFVIPTWQEALEAFYKQEKK